The genomic region TGCGTCGGACAGGTGTGACTTGGCGGTTGCATCAGTTCGATTCGCCGTCTGGGGTGGGAATCCCTAGCATTTCGCACGTATCTCACCCAAGAAATCCTTATTTTACTTGGGTTTGCAGCAACGTATTTCATGGCGAACTAACTAACCTCTCGCGCCGGTAGGTCGGAGCGGCGGGCGTCCCGAGAGAAGGGTGTCCCGCCGCTCTGATTTCTTCGATTCGAACATGGAACAGGGAACGTAGAGACCGAGAGGGCAACTCGGCTCCGCGGCCGACCGAATGGGACGCCGGCCGGGCCGATCCCGACCCCCTCGCCTACTGCACTTTCGCGCGGGCCGCCACCGACCAGGTCTCTACGACCCGACCCTGCCTCGTGCAGACGAGACGCTCGGCCAGATTGACGGTGGGGCAGACGTGGGCCGGGATGACGTGGACGAGGTCCCCGACGCGAAGCCGGCGGGCTTCTTCGGTGAGTTGGACTCGGCCGTGTTCCTCCCACAGCCGGTCGATCTGGCAATCCGGGTAGTCGCGGAGGGCCCCGTAGCTGTCGCCGCGGCTGCTGAAGGGTCCCCGTTCCGCCGTGAGGGCCTTGCTCCCCGCATCCAGCACGGCGACCCCGATCGACGGACGGCTGATCACCCGGGTCAACACGGTGAGGGCGCAGTCCTCGGGCGCGGCGGATCCCCAGCGGATCTGGGTCGCATCGTTGAAGACGTAGGTCCCCGGCCGGATCTCGGTGACCCCCTTCACCCGTCCGGCGCTTCTTCCGGTGGGGGTTGAGCCGACGCTGATCTCCTCGATCTCCACCCCCGCCTGCCGGAGGTGGTCCGCTTCCCTCACCATGATCTCGCCCTCCTCACGACCGGCCGCCTCGAGATCGGGCCGGTACCCGCGATAGGTGAAGATCCCGGCGATGCGGAGCCCGCGCATGCGGGACACCCGGCCGGCCAGCGTCCGCAGGTCGTCCCCCGGCAGGACACCGCACCTTTCCAGCCCGGTGTTCACCTCGAGGAGGACGTCCAGCGTCGTCCCGGCCTCGGCCGCCGCCCGCGCCAGCGGTTCGGCCCCTTCGACCGAGTCCACCCCGATCCGCACCCGGATCTCGCGGGCTAAATTGATGAGGCGAGGGAGTTTGGCGGCCCCGACCACCTCGTAGGCGAGGAAGATGTCGTGAACGCCCGCACGTGCCATGATCTCCGCCTCGCCGATCTTGGCGAGGGTCAGGCCAACCGCGCCCGCCGCGATCTGCCGCTTGGCGATCTCCACGCACTTGTGGGTCTTCCCGTGGGGACGGAGCTTGACCCCAGCCTCCCGTGCAAATGCCGCCCAGCGGGAAATGTTCCGTTCCAAGCGGTCGAGGTCCACGATCAGTGCCGGGGTGTCCAAGGCGTCCAGCGCCTCGGCCCTCTGCAGCGCCTGTTCCGGTTCGAGTTTCCGCGCCATCTGCATCCTCCCCGCTGTGCGGCGGCCTTCTTGACGCGCCCCCGTCCAAGGAAAGATTCTGTCGGGGGCGGGTCAATCCCTACGATCTGGGAAGTGATGGACGGTCCGGGACGCTCCGCCGCCCCACCCCCTGGGCCCCGCGCCGTCGAGAGGTCTCCACCGCACCGCAGCGTACTAGGTGGTTGGATGCAGAGTGGGTCCTGCGCTAATGAGGGTCGGGCGGGAGGGATGGAGATGGCAACGCACAAGGTGGCGGTGATCACCGGTGCCGGCCGGGGGATGGGGGCCGCCGCCGCCGCCGAACTCGCCGGGCGCGGGTATCGGCTGGCCGTCATGTCCCCTTCCGGCGCCCCGGAGGTGGCGAAAGCGCATCAGGCCTTGGGTGTGGCGGGTTCGGTGTCGATCCCCGCGGACCTGGACCGGCTGGTCGACGCCACCTTGGTGCGCTACGGTCGAATCGACGCGGTCGTCAACTCCACCGGCCATCCGCCCCGCGGCAAGCTGCTGGAGCTCTCCGATGCCGATTGGCTCGCCGGGGTGGACCTGCTGCTGCTGAACGTCGTGCGGATGGCGCGCCTCGTCACCCCGGTATTCCTGCGCCAGGGGAGCGGGAGCATCGTCAACGTGTCAACGTTTTCGGCGTTTGAGCCGAGCCTCGCATTTCCGGTGTCCTCCGCGCTGCGGGCCGCGCTGGCCGGATTCACCAAGCTGTACGCGGACGAATACGCGTCCCGCAACATCCGGATGAACAACATCCTGCCGGGGTTCGTCGAAAGCTATCCTGTGGATGCCGACACCGTGCGGCAGATCCCGATGGGCCGCGCCGGGAAGCTGGGGGAAATCGCCACCACCATCGCCTTCTTGTTGTCGGACGAAGCCGGCTACATCACCGGCCAGAACCTCCGGGTCGATGGGGGCCTCACCAGATCGGTGTAAGCCGAGGACGGCCGCCGGCACGCGGTGGGGAGCGTGGGCGACGATGGCGGGGCTCACCCGATCACGCCTCTGCGCCGCAGATCGTCGATTCGACCTTCATCGTAACCCAGGCCGGTGAGGACCTCACGAGAGTGCTGTCCCAGATCGGGCGGGGCGCCGCAATTGGCCGCCCGTTCCCCGTCAATCGCGACCGGGAGATCGATGAGCTTCAGGCCGTCGATGTCGGGATGCACCACCGGCATCAGCAGCCGCAGCGCCTCGATCTGTGGATCGACGGCGACGTCATCCAACGTCCTGATCCGGCTGCACGGGATCCGCTGCGCCAGCAGGATTTCCTCCCACCGCGCGGCCGTGTTCGTGTGCAGGCGGGCTTCCAGAGCCTCGTGCAGCACCTCGCGGTTGGCGATGCGCGCCGCGTTGGTGCGAAACCGTTGATCGTCCTCGAGGCCCGTCAGCTCGAGTGCGCGGCACAGCCGAGCAAAGATCTGGTCGTTGGGGGCCGCCAGCTGCAGAAAGCCGTCCTGTGTGGCGAAGGCCTCGTACGGGGCGATCATCGGCGATCGGGAACCCATCCGGCGGGGGATCTTGCCCGTGGCCAGGTACCCCGGCAGATGATATCCGATCCAGGCCACCCCGACTTCGAGCAGGCTCGTGTCCACCCGGCTTCCGCGCCCGGTGCGCTGCCGCTGATAGAGGGCGCCGAGGATCCCGAGCGCCCCCCATATGCCTGCCCCCATGTCGACGACGGAGGGGCCGACGCGGACCGGGGGACCGGTGGCTTCCCCGGTCATGCTCATGATGCCGGAGTACGCTTGGATGATGGGGTCGTAGGCGGGTCGGTCTCGGTGCGGCCCCCGGGTGCCGAAACCGGTAATCGAACAGTAGATCACGCGGGGGTTGTCGGCCGAGACCTGCTCGTACCCCAACCCCCGTTTCGAGAGGCTCCCAACCCTGAAGCTCTCGACGAGCACGTCGGCCCGCGCGGCCAGGCGGCGGACGATGGCCGTGCCGTCCGCATCATCCAGGTTCACGGCGACGCTCTTTTTGTTCCGGTTGAGGCCGAGATAGGTGGTGCTGTGTCCGTTCCACGCCGGCGGCCGCCACTCCCGGGTATCGTCCCCACCCCCCGGGCGTTCGATCTTGATCACCTCGGCTCCGAGATCGCCGAGGATCATCGTGCAGTACGGTCCGGCGACGTTCCTGGTCAGGTCGAGGATGCTGAGCCCGTCGAGGATGCCGGCCACGAGCCTACCCCGCGGCGTTGGGGTGCGGCCGGCTGCGGAGGGGAGAGGTGCCGCGCTTGTATGCCATCACCGTCCGCTCGTATTCGATCACCACCGTCCCATCCTGTGTGTACCCGCGTGTCCGAAACCGGACGATCCCCACGTTGGGGCGGGACTGGGATTCGCGCTTCTCTAAGACTTCGCTCTCCGCGTAGAGCGTGTCCCCCACGAAGACCGGGTGGGGGAGCCGAACGCGATCCCAACCCAAATTGGCGAAGGCGTTCTCGCTGATGTCGATGACCGACATGCCGGTCACCAACGCCAGGGTGAACGTGCTGTTCACCAGGGGTTTGCCGAACTCGGTCTGCGCGGCGTAGGCGTAGTCGAAATGCACGCGGTTGGTGTTGAGCGTGAGGTGGGTGAACCAGATGTTGTCGGCGTCGGTGATCGTCCGTCCGTAGGGGTGCTCGTAGACGTCGCCGACGTGGAAGTCCTCGTAGTACCGCCCCTCGCGCATCGACCGATCGGGCATCGCCCCTCCCCCTGGGCCTCCTCAGTAGGAACGCGGCAGGCCCAGCACGTGCTGCGCCAGATAGGCGAGCACCAAATTGTTGCTCACCGGCGCGATCGTGTACAGCCTGGTTTCCCGGAACTTCCGCTCCACGTCGTAGTCGGCGGCAAAGCCGTACCCGCCGTGGGCATCCAGGCAGGCGTTGGCCGCCTCCCAAGCGGCGTCCGCGGCGAGCAGCTTGGCCATGTTGGCCTGCGGGCCGCACGGCGCGCCGCGTTCGAACAGCCACGCCGCCTGGAACCGTACCAGGTTAGCGGCCTCCAGGTGCGCGTGGGCCAGGGCCAGAGGGAACTGGACGCCCTGGTTGGCGCCGATCGGCCGTCCGAAGACGACTCGCTCGCGCGCGTACTTGCTCGCCCGCTCGATAAACCACCGCCCGTCGCCGATGGATTCTGCGGCGATCAGGATGCGTTCCGCGTTCCACCCGTCGATGATGTAGCGAAATCCCATCCCCTCCTCGCCGATCAGGTTGGCAGCGGGGACCTCTAGGTCGCTGATGAACAGCTCGGTGGAGTGATGGTTCATCATCGTCCGGATTGGTTTGATCTGGATCGTCCCCCTTCCCACCGCCTCGCGGAGGTCCACCAGAAAGACGGACAATCCCCTGGTTTTGTCCTTGAGCTCGTCGTACGGGGTCGTGCGGGCCAGCAACAGCATAAGATCCGACTGCTGTGCCCGCGAGATGAAGACCTTCTGCCCGTTCACCACGTACCGGTCGCCCCGCCGTACGGCGGTGGTTTGGGTCCGCGTGGTCTCGGAGCCGGCCCCCGGCTCGGTCACGCCGAACGCCTGGAGCCGGAGCTCCCCGGAGGCGATCTTGGGCAGCCAGCGGCGTTTCTGTTCGCCGTCCCCGTGCCGGAGCAGCGTCCCCATGATGTACATCTGTGCATGGCACGCCGCGGCGTTGCCGCCGGAGTGGTTGATCTCCTCGAGGATCAGCGAAGCTTCCAGCATCCCCAGGCCGGTTCCGCCATACTCCTCGGGGATGAGCGCTGCCAACCAGCCTCCCTGCACCAGCGCCTGCACAAACGCGTCCGGATACCCCGCCGTGCGGTCCAGCTCGCGCCAGTAGCCGTCGGGGAACCGCTGGCAGAGATCGCCGATCGCCTGACGGATCAACTTCTGTTCTTCGGTCAGGTCGAAATCCATCCCGCCGTCATCCCCCTCCTTGGTCAGCGCGGTTAACGGTGGATCGGCGACCCGCCCCGCCGCGCCGCAGGGTCCTCCCCCATGCGGTCGCGGCCGGACGGACCGCGGTCGCCCACGTCCGGTCGGTCCCGGTGGTGGGGTCCGGGTCGGCTGGGGAACGACGTATGCGCTCGATCGATGTCGCTGGTTCGGCCAGATCCGGGTG from bacterium harbors:
- a CDS encoding MaoC family dehydratase, which translates into the protein MPDRSMREGRYYEDFHVGDVYEHPYGRTITDADNIWFTHLTLNTNRVHFDYAYAAQTEFGKPLVNSTFTLALVTGMSVIDISENAFANLGWDRVRLPHPVFVGDTLYAESEVLEKRESQSRPNVGIVRFRTRGYTQDGTVVIEYERTVMAYKRGTSPLRSRPHPNAAG
- a CDS encoding CoA transferase, whose protein sequence is MAGILDGLSILDLTRNVAGPYCTMILGDLGAEVIKIERPGGGDDTREWRPPAWNGHSTTYLGLNRNKKSVAVNLDDADGTAIVRRLAARADVLVESFRVGSLSKRGLGYEQVSADNPRVIYCSITGFGTRGPHRDRPAYDPIIQAYSGIMSMTGEATGPPVRVGPSVVDMGAGIWGALGILGALYQRQRTGRGSRVDTSLLEVGVAWIGYHLPGYLATGKIPRRMGSRSPMIAPYEAFATQDGFLQLAAPNDQIFARLCRALELTGLEDDQRFRTNAARIANREVLHEALEARLHTNTAARWEEILLAQRIPCSRIRTLDDVAVDPQIEALRLLMPVVHPDIDGLKLIDLPVAIDGERAANCGAPPDLGQHSREVLTGLGYDEGRIDDLRRRGVIG
- a CDS encoding acyl-CoA dehydrogenase family protein, with the translated sequence MDFDLTEEQKLIRQAIGDLCQRFPDGYWRELDRTAGYPDAFVQALVQGGWLAALIPEEYGGTGLGMLEASLILEEINHSGGNAAACHAQMYIMGTLLRHGDGEQKRRWLPKIASGELRLQAFGVTEPGAGSETTRTQTTAVRRGDRYVVNGQKVFISRAQQSDLMLLLARTTPYDELKDKTRGLSVFLVDLREAVGRGTIQIKPIRTMMNHHSTELFISDLEVPAANLIGEEGMGFRYIIDGWNAERILIAAESIGDGRWFIERASKYARERVVFGRPIGANQGVQFPLALAHAHLEAANLVRFQAAWLFERGAPCGPQANMAKLLAADAAWEAANACLDAHGGYGFAADYDVERKFRETRLYTIAPVSNNLVLAYLAQHVLGLPRSY
- a CDS encoding SDR family oxidoreductase, which codes for MATHKVAVITGAGRGMGAAAAAELAGRGYRLAVMSPSGAPEVAKAHQALGVAGSVSIPADLDRLVDATLVRYGRIDAVVNSTGHPPRGKLLELSDADWLAGVDLLLLNVVRMARLVTPVFLRQGSGSIVNVSTFSAFEPSLAFPVSSALRAALAGFTKLYADEYASRNIRMNNILPGFVESYPVDADTVRQIPMGRAGKLGEIATTIAFLLSDEAGYITGQNLRVDGGLTRSV
- a CDS encoding alanine racemase is translated as MARKLEPEQALQRAEALDALDTPALIVDLDRLERNISRWAAFAREAGVKLRPHGKTHKCVEIAKRQIAAGAVGLTLAKIGEAEIMARAGVHDIFLAYEVVGAAKLPRLINLAREIRVRIGVDSVEGAEPLARAAAEAGTTLDVLLEVNTGLERCGVLPGDDLRTLAGRVSRMRGLRIAGIFTYRGYRPDLEAAGREEGEIMVREADHLRQAGVEIEEISVGSTPTGRSAGRVKGVTEIRPGTYVFNDATQIRWGSAAPEDCALTVLTRVISRPSIGVAVLDAGSKALTAERGPFSSRGDSYGALRDYPDCQIDRLWEEHGRVQLTEEARRLRVGDLVHVIPAHVCPTVNLAERLVCTRQGRVVETWSVAARAKVQ